From a single Macrobrachium rosenbergii isolate ZJJX-2024 chromosome 59, ASM4041242v1, whole genome shotgun sequence genomic region:
- the LOC136837431 gene encoding axoneme-associated protein mst101(3)-like, with amino-acid sequence MRNHGTRNIPPKNIYPAEAAVQRNTAEAAVQRNTAEAAVQRNTAEAAVQRNTAEAAVQRNTAEAAVQRNTAEAAVQRNTAEAAVQRNTAEAAVQRNTAEAAVQRNTAEAAVQRNTAEAAVQGNTDEAAVQGNTDEAAVQGNTADAAVQGNTADAAVQRNTAEAAVQGNTAEAAVQGNTTEAAVHGNTAEAAVHGNTAEAAVHGNTDEAAVQGNTDKAAVQGNTDEAANQKPWSSK; translated from the coding sequence ATGAGGAACCACGGAACACGAAACATACCTCCTAAAAACATTTACCCAGCCGAAGCTGCAGTTCAGAGGAACACAGCCGAAGCTGCAGTTCAGAGGAACACAGCCGAAGCTGCAGTTCAGAGGAACACAGCCGAAGCTGCAGTTCAGAGGAACACAGCCGAAGCTGCAGTTCAGAGGAACACAGCCGAAGCTGCAGTTCAGAGGAACACAGCCGAAGCTGCAGTTCAGAGGAACACAGCCGAAGCTGCAGTTCAGAGGAACACAGCCGAAGCTGCAGTTCAGAGGAACACAGCCGAAGCTGCAGTTCAGAGGAACACAGCCGAAGCTGCAGTTCAGAGGAACACAGCCGAAGCTGCAGTTCAGGGGAACACAGACGAAGCTGCAGTTCAGGGGAACACAGACGAAGCTGCAGTTCAAGGAAACACAGCCGACGCTGCAGTTCAGGGGAACACAGCCGACGCTGCAGTTCAGAGGAACACGGCCGAAGCTGCAGTTCAGGGGAACACAGCCGAAGCTGCCGTTCAGGGGAACACAACCGAAGCTGCAGTTCATGGGAACACAGCCGAAGCTGCAGTTCATGGGAACACAGCCGAAGCTGCAGTTCATGGGAACACAGACGAAGCTGCCGTTCAGGGGAACACGGACAAAGCTGCAGTTCAGGGGaacacagacgaagctgcaaatcAGAAGCCGTGGTCCTCAAAATAA
- the LOC136837432 gene encoding uncharacterized protein: MLRTSNCASTMQTELVAIRQALLYSSLENEEGPVIIHTDSKSSMQALQQIRIKENKALLAGIKSLLYQHSERGRPVTMNWILSHIGIPGNDTADELAKSTRYIDRVQIHIQPALQQIKNAIKPLMKANMLEDLRAWTDHP, translated from the coding sequence ATGCTGAGAACATCAAACTGTGCCTCAACaatgcagacagaattagtagCGATAAGACAGGCACTACTGTATTCATCtctggagaatgaggaaggacctgtcatcatccacactgactccaaatcctccatgcaggccttgcaacaaattagaattaaagagaaCAAGGCCTTGCTGGCTGGGATCAAGTCACTGCTCTACCAGCACAGCGAAAGAGGAAGACCAGTCACTATGAACTGGATACTGAGTCACATAGGAATTCCAGGCAATGATACAGCGGATGAACTAGCCAAGAGCACAAGGTACATTGACAGAGTGCAGATCCACATACAACCTGCACTACAACAgatcaaaaatgccataaaaccgctcatgaaagcaaacatgctggaagacctaCGGGCATGGACAGATCACCCCTGA